Proteins encoded in a region of the Orcinus orca chromosome 8, mOrcOrc1.1, whole genome shotgun sequence genome:
- the LOC101271322 gene encoding LOW QUALITY PROTEIN: olfactory receptor 9Q2 (The sequence of the model RefSeq protein was modified relative to this genomic sequence to represent the inferred CDS: inserted 3 bases in 2 codons; substituted 3 bases at 3 genomic stop codons) translates to MLGQRIQKAPPGRSSAGSETQGERLVHKPCSLGLSLQKVLGNSNIRDVLFCQGDPVIGRFRLSFHRSTAEWKAGRNYTVVTEFFLTVFAEHPEGCFVILSVFLGFYILTLLGNLGTIFLTRKDRRLHTPXYFFLSHLSFVDISXSSAIVPQMLAVLLERGRVISKARCAAQLFLFTFFSSLDCYLLAVMACDRYVAVHRPLLYVTTMTEKACLGLVAGAYVAGFSSTFIXTVTAFTLFFCGNNEINFIFCDQPPLLKLACGESYTQEVGIIVFAVFVMPACILVILVSYLFVIMAIMQVCSAWGQAKTFSTCSSHLTAVALFFGTLIFMYLXDNSGQSSEAGQVVSVLYTVVTPILXPVIYSLSNKEVKESVVKALS, encoded by the exons ATGCTGGGACAGAGAATACAAAAAGCACCACCAGGAAGGTCTAGTGCAGGATCAGAAACTCAGGGAGAGAGGCTGGTCCACAAGCCCTGCTCTCTTGGGCTGAGTCTGCAAAAAGTCCTGGGCAATTCTAACATCAGGGATGTATTGTTCTGTCAAGG GGATCCGGTTATCGGGCGCTTTCGTCTCAGCTTTCACAGGTCAACCGCTGAATGGAAGGCTGGGAGGAATTACACCGTAGTGACAGAGTTCTTCCTTACTGTGTTCGCTGAACATCCCGAGGGATGTTTTGTTAT tctttctgtctttttgggTTTCTATATACTCACTCTGCTGGGGAACTTGGGAACGATCTTCCTGACCCGCAAAGATCGCCGTCTCCACACCCC ATACTTCTTCCTCAGCCACCTTTCCTTCGTGGACATCAGCTAGTCCTCCGCCATCGTCCCCCAGATGCTGGCAGTGCTGCTGGAACGCGGCAGAGTCATCTCCAAAGCGCGCTGTGCCGCCCAGCTCTTCCTCTtcaccttcttttcttcccttgacTGCTACCTCTTGGCGGTCATGGCCTGTGACCGCTACGTGGCCGTGCACCGACCGCTGCTTTATGTCACCACCATGACCGAGAAGGCCTGCTTGGGTTTGGTAGCTGGGGCTTATGTTGCTGGTTTTTCCAGCACCTTTATTTGAACGGTCACTGCTTTCACTCTTTTCTTTTGTGGAAACAATGAGATCAACTTTATTTTCTGTGACCAACCCCCTCTGTTAAAACTCGCTTGTGGGGAAAGCTACACCCAGGAGGTGGGGATTATTGTGTTTGCAGTTTTTGTCATGCCTGCTTGTATATTGGTCATCTTGGTTTCCTACCTGTTTGTCATCATGGCCATCATGCAGGTCTGCTCTGCCTGGGGCCAGGCCAAGACCTTCTCTACCTGCTCCTCCCACCTCACTGCTGTTGCTCTCTTCTTTGGGACCCTCATCTTTATGTACCTGTGAGATAATTCAGGCCAGTCATCGGAGGCAGGCCAAGTGGTGTCTGTGCTCTACACAGTGGTGACCCCAATAT AACCTGTCATCTACAGCCTGAGCAATAAGGAGGTCAAGGAGTCTGTTGTGAAAGCCCTGAGCTGA
- the LOC101285749 gene encoding LOW QUALITY PROTEIN: olfactory receptor 9Q1 (The sequence of the model RefSeq protein was modified relative to this genomic sequence to represent the inferred CDS: substituted 1 base at 1 genomic stop codon), producing MVEKNLTLVTKFLLMAFIDCPEWALPLFLLFLFICLITPLGMIILIRVDLRLHSPTYFLLSHLSFMDICYSFVTVPLMMAVLLEHRATLSYTLCAVQFFLFTFFGSIDCYLPALMAYDRYVAVCXLLLYVTIMRRKARLGCVCVCVLGGAYVAGVFSALVWKVSAFTLSFCGTNEIDFILCDLPPLLKITCGDSYTQEVVIIVFAIFVIPACMVVILVSYLPIILAVMRIPSAGGRAKTFWTCASHLTAVSLFFGTLIFMYLRHDSGQSSEEDWVVSVFYITVIPMLNLLNYSLRSKEVKEALRKILNRARLS from the coding sequence ATGGTAGAGAAGAACCTCACGTTGGTGACCAAATTCCTCCTCATGGCATTCATTGACTGTCCTGAATGGGCACTACCTCTCTTCCTCCTGTTTCTATTTATCTGTCTCATCACCCCTTTGGGCATGATTATCCTGATCCGCGTGGATCTCCGACTCCACAGCCCCACGTACTTCCTTCTGAGTCACCTCTCGTTCATGGACATCTGCTACTCGTTTGTCACTGTGCCTCTGATGATGGCTGTGTTGCTGGAGCACAGGGCCACTTTATCCTACACACTCTGTGCTGTCCAGTTCTTTCTCTTCACCTTCTTTGGCTCCATTGACTGCTACCTCCCGGCCCTCATGGCCTATGACCGCTATGTGGCCGTGTGCTGACTCCTGCTTTATGTCACTATCATGAGGAGGAAGGCCCGtttgggttgtgtgtgtgtgtgtgtgttggggggggctTACGTTGCTGGTGTCTTCAGCGCCTTGGTGTGGAAGGTCTCAGCTTTCACACTCTCCTTTTGTGGAACCAATGAGATTGACTTCATTTTATGTGACCTCCCTCCTCTCTTAAAGATAACCTGTGGGGACAGCTACACTCAGGAAGTGGTAATTATTGTGTTTGCCATTTTTGTCATCCCTGCCTGCATGGTGGTGATTTTGGTGTCCTACCTGCCCATCATCTTGGCCGTTATGAGGATTCCCTCTGCAGGAGGCCGGGCCAAGACTTTCTGGACCTGTGCCTCTCACCTCACTGCAGTGTCACTCTTCTTTGGGACCCTCATCTTCATGTATCTGAGACATGACTCTGGCCAGTCCTCGGAGGAGGACTGGGTGGTGTCTGTGTTTTACATAACAGTGATCCCCATGTTGAACCTTCTCAACTACAGCCTGAGGAGCAAGGAAGTGAAGGAGGCTCTGAGGAAAATTCTCAACAGAGCCAGGTTGTCTTAG